CTACTGCAGATATGTCAGTGTCTGACCAGCTGACGTAAGATGAATTCTTTCACAAGACCTCTCCCTCATTACCGTCTGTGGAGGTATCTGCCTCGCCCCGTCAGTGACAGTGGCTTTCTTTCGGTCATCAGGCAGCTGCAGACAGTGTGTCTAGAGAGGAGCCTGGTCGATGGGTCATTCTTTTCTGTGGATGGACTTAACACTTTTATCATTAGTCATCAGCGACGTCTTCACACGAGTCGGAGAGCATGCCTGGAGCATAAACTGAAGACAGGTAAAAGAATTTCTTTTGTAATAATGCATAATTTTTCTCTGGCACGGTATCAAGtaccagtgctgctcaaagtgccttgcatcatccagttgaatataaacatgccttaaaatcattttttacttttttttgtccaAAAGACTGTATACCTGTATTAAACTTTTAAAGCTGTTTTCTTGGTGAGGCTGGTACTTCATTCACATGCTGTTTTTGTtaagttttgttttcttcagtctcTTGTCTGATTTTTAACCAAATTAATCAGATCCTGAGACTGAATAATACAGCACAAATTTAATCCCTAATGCAGTAGATAAAACGCACACAGGATTATATAGTACCTGAGGCATTCATTATGAGTCTCTTTGCACAGACAAACATTCATCTTCCTGGGTTATTATGCTGAGTtgataatttttaaaaatgtgCAATATTATTGTTCATTTATTATATTAATTATTATGCATGGTTATTCAGAATGTTATGTCAGATCCGACTGACTAACATTGGAAAAAATGTCCACAAGATCATCCTATTGTATCCTTTAATCAGTTTTGCAAgtaaataatcatgataatgattgttAATAAAGATTAGTAAAGATTAATTACAGGCATTGAGGACTGTTTGTATTTACAGTTATATTAACAATAACAGTCAAGATGATTGATAAATACTGTTACAGGCATTGAGGACTGTTTCTGTTTGCTGGGTGTGGAGCCGGATTGCTCTGACCAGGAACTGAAGAAAGCCTACCTGCAGAAAGCCAAAACCTACCACCCTgattcctcctctccctccgccgACCCCTACAAGTTCAGTCAGGTCAAGGACGCTTACAAGGCTGTCCTGGTTGGTATACTATTTCTATACTttacaaggaaagaaagagataaaatgtgttagtgtgtgtgtgtgtgtgtttgtgtgtgtgtacatgtttgtatgtgtgtacgtgtgtgtgttgtgtaggtgcACTTATgtgttctttgtgtctttctgtaaCTAGTGTATGCTCTAATGTTTTCTAATGATTAGTATTTTGCATCAAGCTCTTTAAGATTGTGCCAAACCATTGTTTTAATTAATGATATATATCATGAtttgtgagactgagagagagcatCGATGATGGAGAGACTAACTTATTTTTCATGTCTGTCATGTAGTGAGTGCAGTCAGAACACACTTTTCCatattttagtgttttttttatgtgttgtgcATGCGCTTGCTTTCATAAGTGTATAATGTGTGATATGTAAATGTATTTTGTGTGCATATACTTGAACAAgtaaatgcatgtacacacacataaatgatgtCTAACTAAAATCACAGAAAGCTGTAAAGTATAGCAAAACAAACTGCACCTCAAATGCTGTTGGCCGCCACTCTGTCTCTGggcttgcatttggaatgagctccctcctTCACTATGTCatgtctctgcactcagctttttcaagtctggccttaaacttaaagcccacctcttcccaagatagcctagcctccccctgcctcttccttgttttcaggtattttgttgttgttttcccagtttagagttgtgcatgcttgTGACTAACTGGTGtgaacgctttgatttgtctctgcacaagaaacAGCACTATATAGAtactaattattgttattattattatatgggcACAGTAATTGTGTAAAAGAACTCCTGTCCATTCCAGGAGCACAGAAAAGGCCGTgagctgaaggaggaggaggaggaggatgcaggCATCATTTTTGACATCAAGCATACTGCCCCACAGCATCGACAGTACCTGGAGTTTGAGGTAAAGTGCTGCCACAGTGCCAGTGATTTCTATATATCAGTTGTcaagtttttgtgtttttccttaTTTCTGTAAAGAACTACCAGTcattgctatatatatatattattttttatatactgTAAAGCTCAGTCTGTAAGCTGCTACTCTGctacctctgcggcttatacaatgatgcggcttatttgaggattttaacaatcccaggagtgtcacgttcttgtctGTCAGTATCAACTGTCCTTTCAAAGTGGCACTGCGTGTCGAGTGGGAAACTTGGATGACAAGTGGTGAAAAGTCCTTCACCAAAACTGGCCATTTACGATAAGCAAGCTTTGCTGAAGTCTGTCATTGGATCCCGACAGCATGGGGAAAAGTAAAGCAGTCCTCCATTATCAATGGATTTCGTAAGGCTGGACTGTGTGctgcagcagacgacagtgcaagcgacaaatcagcagcgacctccaccttgtgttcatgttcatcaagtgaaagtgaggctgaagtcagagacaagatggcggaggaagctgtgctggttctcttcaactcggacactgaaggacgacgttgaataaatgtgactatcccaaaattatggatcttattttcattgttttttggggggggttttctggcgctagcagtattttcgcttgcttttctttgtgttgtttccgcttgtgtttatttcataacctacagtattaaCAGCTTTTCTGTATTATCggtatgtgttctggtaccggTAATAAATGCgacttataagccagtgcggcttatgtgtgtATAAAGTTCAGTTTCTTTTTCGGATTTAGTgagtgcggcttatataccagtgcgctcaatagatcGAACTTtacagtattatatatatataaatatgtatatatattgagagagagagagagagagatcagtcaaCAGTGTTTTGAGtgattttccctttttcttttgaaaaaaaggtgggtttttttttcccccttaatgtGAAAAGTGTCATAAAAACCCAAGCATATTTACAAAAAGTGAAATAAACAGATGTTTGATTAgactctctgtccttgtctttgtGAATTTGAAGGATGTTATTTTCTATTGAAACTTAATGTGTGCTCATTATAAAATGTAGATGAAAAAAAACAGGCAAAACCTGGAATGAAATCAGCTGTCTAGCTCAAGACTGAAATAACTGTATAAGATTTGTTGGTACCTTATGCTCCAGATGGAGTGAAGAGGATTAACAAACTAATTATGAAATGTGTTGCATAAAAATAGACAACAGTGTAACAGCTAAATAACTTACCAACTAATCAAGTAAGTAAAGTTAGATCAactgacaaaaacaaatgaactgGTTGGAACAAAGGTCAGctgtaaaaaaaccaacaacaaaaaaacaacagcagcaaaaaacatcaaacaaacaaaacagaaaactcaTATTCTTGTTCTTGACCCTCGTATAAGATTTGCTGTCATAATCATATACTGTGCCATGTCAAACACTAAAAAAGGTTGTGACAAGACAGAGCACAACCTCATAGACTTACTAGTCTAGTCAGCCATTGGCCAAGGAaatgcatcagtctgacatggtaagtatgtttACCAAACATGGAGTACACTAGTGTAATACAGATCCAaaccccctttttatatatttttttcattgcatTTCATTTTCGCTCTCTGTGGTTttcggagtgatggcctagaggtaatgcgtccacctaggaagcgagaaaatctgagcgcgctggtttgaatcatggctcggccgccgatattttctccccctccactagaccttgagtggtggtctggacgctagtcattcggatgagacgataaaccgaggtcccgtgtgcagcatgcacttagtgtacgtaaaagaacccacggcaacaagagggttgttcctggcaaaattctatagaaaaatccacttcgatagggaaaacaaatgaaactgcacgcaggaaaaaatgcaaaaaaatgggtggcactgtattatagcgacgcgctctccctggggagagcagtccgaatttcacactgggaaatctgttgtgataaaaagaaatacaaatacaaatatacatatacttGATGACCTGTAAATTGCTGTGGCAGAATTGATTAGATGttaaacttctgatccagtgttcaccaccaGTGATAGGGTTCAAGGCatgatgttgtgttcttgggaaaggcactttactctgattttcactaccccacccaggtgtgaacgggaacCTGATTTCAGTCAGGGAGAGTTAAAATGTCGGAAGGAGAGGTTAAGACCCCGCCTTCCAGTGCTGAGCCCTAATGGCTGTAactatggaacctttaacctttcacCTTAAACCCATctatgcctgcctgtgtgtgcagggggtagGCTTTGGGACCCCCTCCCAGCGACAGCGGCAGTACCAGCAGCACCGTGTGGCCCGTGTGACGGAGAACGTATTTCAGCACCGCATCCAGCGACATGCTGCCGAGACAGAGGACGCTGTGGTggtcagagacaaacagcaggCCAAGAAAGCTGTCATCAGGTGGCAGAACTCGCATGAGCACACATGAACCTGCATgcacactgttcacacatacacacactcttgcacTATTTTAATGACTGCTAATTCTGAAACAGAACACTGCAGTGGTCAGACAGCAAGCCCAGAAAAGAATCATCAAGTGATGGAATGCATTTGTTAAATATTCACAGAAGTGCAAGTCCAtgcatgtgcagacacacacgaacacacatacaccaacactaacactgtgtctctctctttcttacacatgGTGTTGCACAGTGACCTGTTTAAAACTGTCTGTGAAAACGTTATCCTGTATGATAATTTGGTGAGGTTTTCACACCTTTGCATAAGCTGACAATCTTACACAAGACAACAGGTTTAAGCTTCCACATGTTCACAATTCTCCTTGCTCATCCACAGCAACGCGATGGATCGCATCGTGGAAGACTTGATTCAAGAGTCAATGAAACGAGGTGACTTCAACAATCTGCCAGGTCATGGTAAGCCGCTGGCTCACACAGCCCACAACCCCTTCGTGGATGTGACCACGCACAATCTGAACAAGATCCTGGTCAACAACGGCTTCGCTCCTGAGTGGATCATGCTGCAGTCAGAAATTAGGTGAGGTGACCAGGGGTCTTCATCCCAGATCTGAATGAAGAATGAGACATGACAGAGGGAAGCTCAGGGAAAGGGTGCATGCAGATGATCTGATTTGTTGAACAttagaaatttgaaagaaaacaaagctgAGGCGCATTTTAGAAAGCATACTCATCTATTGCACAAAAAGGATACAAATCTCACAGAAGATGTGTACAGCTGAAAAAGTAATTCTCAGTTGTGACTGTAGTTCAGCAGTTCTCACTTGTCACTGTATTTACAATGTCCTCATTAAATTGCCTTCCCCACATGCCTCAGTTCAGATGAcgacattaagaaaaaaaacttctctctttttttgatcTCAGAAAAGAGATTCACCAAGCCCGACAGACGCTAGCGCTGACCCACACACGACTAAAGGAGCCCCGGTCGCCCACAGACAAGAAGGCATGGCATGCCGCCCTGGACAAGTTCAGTCACCAGATCAGCGAGGTGAACATCAAGATCCACAAGTTCAACCTCATTGTGCCCTtcctgaagaagcagaagatgccGTACAGCAAGGACAGGGAAGTGGAAAGAGTGCTGAGCTGTGTGGAACAGTACCTGCCGGAGAACCCTGAAGAGCATGTGGTGTGGGACGTGTCCATGTCCAAGATTCCTTCTTTGCCTTCCCTTCAAGAAGCTGTTGACTGGAAACAGGTCTGGAGGGACATCAGAAATGTGTTTAAGTCATCAAATGATGAGAAACAGAGGgaattttgatgttttgtttagTGGGGTGCTTAAAAAATGTCTTTCAAAGCCAAGGGAATCTTGAGGGATTGTTATGTGGAATGGACATGGAAAAGAAGTAATGACATTAAGAAGTATTGGTGGTTTGATTTCTGAGTGATTGGTTTTGAGATGGAGACAAGTGAACCAATTTTGACAAAGTATGTCACTGTGAGTTACATATTTAATTAAatagtatgattgtgtgtgtgtgtgtgtgtgtgcatacacacatgtgtttTGATGCTGGATCTACAGATGATAATTTATTAGTGACTGTTACCTTGCATATGTCAGtgtttagtgtttgtgtgagagtgtgtgtgttcattgaatATTttggctttattttgttttattttattttatttcattttattgtgttttttttgtgttttttttttttttacgtaccagtattttgaaaataaatgcaTAGTTTCATTTAAGGGTGTGTCTGATTTGTAAAGCCAATAAAAGATCTAAAACATGCCCAGTCTTTTGGCAAAATGTGTTGGGTCATCTGCTTAAGCAATTTCCTGATGTATCAAGTAACAGGCTGAACATGGTTCAGTTCTGTGTCACAAAAAAGTGTAGCGAACGGAATAATCTGAGATCTGTGATaatgtatgaaatatatattgatttattatgattattgttttaGGTTTATATGTGTATCTTTCTTATTATATTTTGTGCACACATGAGTGTCATTTTGGAGAGTGAATTACAAATGAATTTAATGCAGACAGTCATGTGTTCTCTTTGTTAGTGTGGATGTGCACATGCATgattgtgtgggtgagagagacatacaacttcaaatctttttttttatttatttttttttttaacgtggttCTTTTAGTTTACACAACAAGAACTATAATCAGTTGTAGCTGTGTATTAACTGAGgacggagaaatagagacagaagatGTGTGGAGAATAATGGGACAAGGTTGTCCCATTAGGTAAGCCTGGAATTCTCTGACAGAACAAGATTTTAAACTGGAATGTTGTAGATGCCCAATCGCACCAGGGGGTATCTTTGCTCCACTCGAGGGTCAACAGACAAAAGGTAAAATTTCACAAGTAACTTTCTGGGTTTGTCATGACCTCTAAAATATAGCCAGTTGACAACACAACTCCATCAATTAAAGCACAGTGTGATTCagcctctgttctttttttttttttttctttgagaacTCAGAAAATCCACTTTAAAGAAGTGAAGGATAATGCCCTCTTTTGGCCAGATCTAGATCTGCTTCCTCTGTATCAGATCCTTGTGATGTTAAACTTGCATGCATAACAATTCAGCAGAGAGCAAAAAGAGATGATCAGCGAACTCCCAGTGCGAATC
The sequence above is a segment of the Babylonia areolata isolate BAREFJ2019XMU chromosome 19, ASM4173473v1, whole genome shotgun sequence genome. Coding sequences within it:
- the LOC143294334 gene encoding dnaJ homolog subfamily C member 28-like, translated to MNSFTRPLPHYRLWRYLPRPVSDSGFLSVIRQLQTVCLERSLVDGSFFSVDGLNTFIISHQRRLHTSRRACLEHKLKTGIEDCFCLLGVEPDCSDQELKKAYLQKAKTYHPDSSSPSADPYKFSQVKDAYKAVLEHRKGRELKEEEEEDAGIIFDIKHTAPQHRQYLEFEGVGFGTPSQRQRQYQQHRVARVTENVFQHRIQRHAAETEDAVVVRDKQQAKKAVISNAMDRIVEDLIQESMKRGDFNNLPGHGKPLAHTAHNPFVDVTTHNLNKILVNNGFAPEWIMLQSEIRKEIHQARQTLALTHTRLKEPRSPTDKKAWHAALDKFSHQISEVNIKIHKFNLIVPFLKKQKMPYSKDREVERVLSCVEQYLPENPEEHVVWDVSMSKIPSLPSLQEAVDWKQVWRDIRNVFKSSNDEKQREF